Sequence from the Chloroflexota bacterium genome:
CTCGACATGCACTCGCGAGAGGTAACTGCGTTTGCCTAATACTTGCACGGTTTCGCCGGTGATTTCAAACGCACCTTTCAGGCGAATATCAGCCGAACTAGCGCCGATCATTACTTCCATATTCCCTGGTTCGACGGCGAACTGCATGTTGTGATTGTAAAAGCCAAGTTGGTTCATCTTGACTGTGAACGTTACTTTGCAGCGCTCTCCCGGCTGAAGCTCGACACGTTTGAATCCCACCAGTTCCTGCACCGGGCGAGTGACGCGCGCTTCACAGTCATGCAGGTAGAGTTGCACCACTTCACTGCCCGCCACAGCGCCAACGTTTTTGACGGAACACGCAATCGCAATTTCACCGGTCGCGTCCACGTGTTTTGCGCTCAATTGCAAATCGCTGAATTCAAATCTTGTGTAACTCAAGCCATGCCCAAACGCATACAAGGGTAGGTTCGACTCGTTGACGTATCCGTAACCCAGGAAAGCGGTAACGCCTTCAGTGTAAATAGTTTGGTAGCCGCTGCCCGCTTTGTGATTGTAGAAAAGCGGCACCTGACCGGTACTGCGCGGTATCGTCACCGGCAATTTTCCGCCGGGGTTGACCTCGCCGAACAAAACATCCGCGAGTGCTTCGCCGCCGGCTTGACCAGGGAACCAAGCATGAAGGATCGCCGGGATATGCGAAGCGTCTGCCGCCCACGGAATCGCGAGCGGACGCCCATCGAAAAGCACTAGCACAATGGGTTTGCCGGTTGCGTGAATGGCTTGAAGCAATTCTTGCTGAACGCCCATCAATTCGATGGTGGACGCATCGCGCCCTTCACCGCAGGTGCATTCCTTGCCCCAGCCCGATCTGCCGCCGAGCGCGACCACAACCACATCGGATTTTTGCGCGGCATTGATCGCTTCGGCAAATCCATCCTTGGATGGATCGGTGATGCCACAGCCCTTGGCGTAAATCACCTCCACGCCTTGGCGCTGGGCGATTGCATCGCGCAAACTGAGCGCGTCATATTCTTTCTCGATGTATTGATTGATGTCGCCCATCTCGCCCAGCGCAACGAAAAATTCGGGACGCTTTTTCTTGTCATCTTGCTCCGCGACTTTATCCGACACACCTTGCATCGATGCTCTGCCGCCGCGACGCAAATTCTTCATCATCTCCATCATTGCCGGGAACGTGTACCCGGCAAACAAGCTATCGCGCACGCTATCGGCGTGAGGACCGATCACCGCGATTGTCTTGGCGTTTTTCAATGGAAGCAAGTCCGCATCGTTTTTGAGCAACGTAATGGATTGCTCTGCCAATTTACGCGAGAGTTGACGATGTGCCGGATTTTCAAAAGCAGTTCTGACTTTGTTCACATCGACAAATGGATTTTCGAACAGCCCCAGTTTGAACTTGATGGTCAGGATGCGCCGCACCGCTTCATCGACATACGCCACATCGACCAAGCCCTGGTTGACCGCGCCCACCAATTCGTAATATGCTTCGGCGACGGGCGTATCCCCATCCAGTCCGGCTTCAATCGCCATGATTGCGGCTTCTTGCATGTTCTTGGCGACATGTTGTTTCGTAACGGTCAGTTCAATCGAGCCGCCGTCGCACGTCGCCGAACCTTTGAACCCCATCGTGTCGCGCAATAAATCGCGCAAAATATTTTTGTTGACGCTCACGGGCTGACCGTCGATTTCGGAATACGTCACCATCACCATGCCCAAATCGCTTTCGTGGATCGCAGTCTCGAAGGGTCGAGCGAATGTCTCGTACAATTCGCGTTCGCCGATGTGTACTGCCGCCATGTTCAATCCACCCTGCGAAATGCTGTAACCCAGGAAATGTTTGGCGCACGAGATGACGCCAGTGCGCAAATCATCGCTCTGCAAACCATGCGTGAACGCCGCACCAAACGCCGACGATAGATATGGGTCTTCGCCAAACGTCTCGTGCCCACGTCCCCAGCGCGGATCTTGCGCCAGGTCGATCACTGGCGCGAGCGCGATGTGTACGCCCGTAGCGCGCATCTGTTCGCGGATCACTTGCGCGGCTTGTTCGACCAACTCGGGTTCCCAGGTTGATGCGAGCGCAATCGGCGTGGGAAAGTTGGTCGCGCCGACGGCGACGAATCCGTTCAACGCTTCATTCTGGAACATCAAGGGGATTCCCAGTCGCGTGTTTTCCAGTACAAATTTCTGAATGCGATTGGCGAACTCGGCGATTTGCTCCGGGTTGTCCACGAATATCATCGAGAACTGCGCCATCCGCCCGAGACCATTCGCCATGTGTTTTATCATCAGTGCTGGGTCGGGGACCTGTTCACCGATCAACATGCGCGGCATCACACAACACAGTTGCGCCACTTTTTCTTCCAATGTCATTTGCGCCAGCAGATCATCTACGCGTTGTTCAATCGGCAAGGTTGCATCTTTATAGGACATGATCTCTCCAGAAAATAGGACGCGGATGAACGCGGACACCTGCACTTGCGTGCGGTGCAAGTGTGAACGCGGATAAATATAATAAAATCCGCGTTTGTCCGCGTTTGTCCGCGTCCAAGAATTCTTGCTCGTTATACAAATGTTTCATTCGGAGGTACTATTGCTTGACCGCGCCAGAAATACCTTCGACGAAATAGCGTTGCAGGAGAATGAACATGATAATCACCGGCAAAAGACTGATCGTCGCCGCCGCCGCCATGCCACTCCAATCCACATAGTACTCGCCTCTGAACGCATAGATCCCAACGGCGAGTGTGCGAAGACCTGGGCGCGAAAGGGTCAGCACGAGCGGCAACAAGAAACTGTTCCAGATCGTAATGAAACGCAAGATGACCGTCGAGGCGATCACCGGCTTGGACAGCGGTAGCATGATGGACCAAAACACGCGCAAGAATCCGGCTCCATCCATTTGCGCGGCTTCTTCCAGTTCACGCGGGAGTTGCGCGAAATACCCGGCAAAGAGCAAGATCGAGAGGACGTTCACCCCACCAGCTTCCGCGAGAATCACGCCCCACAACGTATCCGCGAGTCCCAACCGATTGACGATCTCGAAAATCGGGATGACCGTATAGCCCTGCGGGATGAACACAGTCGCGACGAACAAACCCATCAGCAGTTTCTTACCAGGAAACGAATAGCGTCCCAGGACGTAACCGATCATCGCGGCGGTTGTGGTTGCAATTGCCACAGCCGCGACGGTGACGATGACCGAGTTGAAGAAATAATCTCCGATGTGTGCGTTCTGCCACGCCCGTACGTAATTGTCCCAGTGCAACGTCGTCGGAATCAAACCCGTGCCTTGGAAAAATTCTGCATTCGTCTTGAGCGATGCGGAAATCATCCACAGAAACGGATAGATCCAGATCAGGCAGATCGGAATCAGGATGAGACTCACAATGGTGGCACGCCGATTGGAGCCTTGCCCCATCCGTAGTAATACTTGTGTCCAAGTTGTGCGTTGGGGTCGCAAAGAAGCCAGTTCCATCTATGTTCTCCTGCTCACACCGATTGTAGATCCGATCGAAAATCGCGCAAACTGCGCGCGCCCCATGCTTGAAAGAGCGCAAGGATCATCACGGCGACGCCAAAGAACACGCCCGCTGCCGACGCATATCCCAAGCGGGGCGTGCCCATGCCCGTCTCGCCGCCGAACGCGACGCGATAGATATAAACTTCCATGACTTCGGTGGCGAAGAATGGACCACCACCGGTCAAGGTTTGGATCAGTGGAAAGACGTGCAGTGCGCCGACCGCCGTGACGAGAATGATCACAATCGCAAACGGCACGATGAGGGGAAGTGTGATATTCCACAGTTGTCTCCACCAGCCCGCGCCATCAACCTTGGCGGCTTCGTACAGTTCGCGCGGAATCGTCTGGAGCGCGGCGAGCCAATAGATCATCGGCTGACCCAGCCACTTCCAAATGAAAACCGCAATCACAGTCCAAAGCGTCGTTTGCGGGTCGCCCAAGAAATCAATCGGCTGAGTGATCAGGTGGAGGTCGCGGAGGACGCCGTTGATCGGACCATTGAATGGGCTGAGGATCAGCGTCATCAACATACCGACGATGGCAGCCGTCGTGACGACCGGCAAAAAGATCATGGTTCGGAATAGAGGTGAGAGCTTGAGCGCCTGGTCGTTCAGGACGATGGCGATGAGCAACGCCAAGATGAGTTGTATCGGCACGGCGACGATCATAAACTGAAACGAGCGAAGGAACGCATCCCAAAAGTACTTGTCTTGAATGAGTTCCGCATAGTTCGCCAGTCCGACGAAGGTCTTGTCCGCCGTAAACCCAGACCATTGCAACAGCGAAAAGTACCATGATGAGACAATCGGGTAGAACGTGAACATGGTGGCGAGGATCAGTGAAGGCGCGGCGAAAAGATAGCACCAACGCCTGTCCCAGAGTTGGCGCACCCAACTCGATTTTTTCTGCTCCGTGGTCGCGGACGCTCTTCTGGCGATGCGCAATTTAGCTTCCATAGGCAAGTCTCCTTCTCTCTCGGATGAATCGGAACCGAACAGGAAAATATTGGAGGCGTGATAGGCGATGCGTGATACGTGATGCGTCCCGAATCACGCATCACGTATCACGTTTCATGCCTATTTCTTTATCGCCTTATAGTCCGCTTCGGTGTAATCCTTGGTCAAATCCCAGTTCGGGAAGACGTAATCATCGCGTGACACGTTCGCGCCTTTGTCTTTTGCCGCTTTGAGCGCGCGGTCGAGTTCTTTATCGTACGCGTCCTTGACGCCTTGCATCGCTTGCTTGACGCCGGTGATCTGACCTGACATCAAACCTTGGATAACCTGCTCAACGCTCGGCGTAGGAGCTTTGCGTTCGAGGTCAACCTTGACAATGTCCGGATTCCGCACAGCAAGTGTTGGTCCCACACGGAACATCTTGAACTGCATCTCCAACGACTTGAGGTCAGATGGAATATCGGACGCCGTCTCGATGGCTTGCGGGAAGATGCCGGGGTTGCCCAAGCCGGCGATCTTGTTCCAAGCATATTGCCCTTCCAACGTACCGCGCAGGCAAAAGATATCGGCGACGATTTCCGGAACCTTGCTCTTGGCGTAAAGCCACCACTCGACATTGCCGCCTGCCGATGCGTGCAAGGGCGAGTAGGTGCCGCCACCTTTTTGAGTCGGCGTGAGTGCGACCGCGTACTTAAAGTTGGGATTTTCCGCGCGCCACGTATCAATGCACCACAACCCTTGCAACATCATGCCGGCATTCCCTTGACCCATATTCGCACGCGCCTGAAGCGCATTGAGCGACATGAATCCCGGGAAAAAGCTGCCATCGGCTTTCATCGCGAGCAATAACTCGATCGCGCCGATGTAGTTATCGTTCGTAAAGATGTATTCGCCTTTGCGTAAATCAAGGAAACCCTCGGCGCCGGTCGCATTCACGTACGAGACACCGCCATTCAGACGCATTAGGTCGCCGATCAAAAAGCCCCAGCGCGGGAGTTGCGCCCCACCGTCAATGATGCCAAAGTATTTGCCCGCCCCTTGCTCGGTGATTTTCTTTGCGGCAGCGCGAAAGTCATCCCAAGTGAATGGCTTGCCAATCGGGTCATAGCCGGCTTTTTGCATCTGCTCCTGATTGAACAGCAACATCGTGTTTGAGCGCTGGTTCGTGCCCAAGGGGAACGTATAGGTTTTGCCGCCAAACATATTGATGCCTTCGACGAACGACATCGGTGGGAAAGCGGCTTTGACCTTGTCCAAGTCCGGAATCAGGTCGTCCAGCGGGCGAATCCATCCTTCTTGAATCGCTTGGGCGGGCGAGATACCGAGGGGGATACTAAAGCAGTCGTGCGCGTTCCCGTTCTGCACACCCAACGGGACAATCTTGGCGATTTCGTTCCAGCCCAGACCATCGTATTGGCAGGTGATGTTGGGATAGCTTTTCTGATACAGCTCGAAGAATTTTTTCCAGTAAACGCCTTTGACATCGCCGCTATCCAGCAAACGGAACGTCACCGCGCCTTTGGGCAACTTGACTGAGGTGGGTTTGATGCAGATGTCTCCCTTGGAGCACGCCATCGCGGCAGCCGTTGTTGCAGGCACAGCGGTTGCCGACATTGCGGCGGCTTTGGTCGGTGCAGCGGTTGGCACCGGCGTCGCAGCGGGCGCACACGCCGCCAAGACACTCCCTGCCGCGAGTGTGGCAGAGAGTCGCAAAAACTCACGTCGTGAAATCGGTTGGTCAGACATACGCCTCCTTTGGCTCTGATAAAAATTTTTTGCGATTGTATGCGGAATACTAAAAGATGCTCGGTTGGGTCATTGCTATCTCCTTTCGCCGGGTACCAAACGCGCCAATCAAAGTCAGACCCAGCCGCGTGAATTGTTCGGGAGGCGCATCGTTCTCGCGCATCAAGCGGACCATGTGGTCAATCATTTTTGTTTCGACAACTGGGTCGTGGATGGGGTGTTCCTGTTTTGGATCAGTTTCTAAATCGAAAAGGACGGTGCCGACGTTGAGCGGGTCTCTAAGCGGACGTTCCACGGAACGAATTTTCATCACGCGCGCGGCTTTCGTAAATGAGAAGGGTTCTGCCAATTCGACAGTCTCAAAATCTTTTACATCGAACATCTGCCGCATGTGAGTCGGCATCAGCGTATATTCGAACAGCGGTTTATTTTCGGCATTGGGTGCGCGCATGTAGACATAGCGACCGTCGGTACAGTAAACGAACTTGCCATGCTCCCCGAACAAACCCGCGGTGTGATGTGGAACATCCTCGGCGATTGCATCTTTGAGCGCAATACCCTGCATGTCCTTTGGGATTGGCACACCAAAATATTCCAAGAGCGTAGGCGGCAGGTCAATGATCTGGGTCAGACCCGATCGCCGTTCACCCTGTTTCTTGCAACGCGGGTCCCAAATAAACAACGGCTTGCGCGCGATTTCGTTGTAAAATGGGTGCATTCCCTTTGCCCACCAATCGTGTTCGCCCAGCATAAAGCCATGGTCCGTCGTCACGATGAGCAGTGTATCCTTCCACAAATCATACTCATCCATCCGGTCAAGCACTTTGCCGAGCTGGGTATCGCACATGCTGACGAGCGCCGCGTATTGATACCGCAGATGCTCGACCTGTTCGCGCGTCTCCTTCACTGGCGCGTAGGGGGGCCAATCGAAATGCGGACCGAGATAATCGTGCGGGTAGAGGTCTTTGTAGTTCTGCTGAGTGTAAAATGGCTCGTGCGGGTCAAACGTTTCGATTTGCAGAAACCAGTTATCCTGTTCGCGATTCGTCGCGATAAATTCGAGACCCAGGTTGAACGTTTGCACCTGCGGCATTTCGTCATCGCGCCGTAGATACTTGCGATTCACCCAATCCTGTCGCCAACTCTTGCCCGGATGCGCAGAGACGACTTCTGGGATATTTGGATCCTTGACCTCGCCCTTCCACGGATCGCCTTCCTGTCCGCGAACGCATTCCCAACTGCTATAGCGCGTATGGTATGTCGCGCCGCCATCTTCCCAGTAATGCTGGTGATCGCTGACCAGATGCGTATAAACACCATTGTTCTTCAGAATCTCCGGCATCGAATCGTCAAAGGGTTCAAGCGGTCCCCAACTGCGATGCAAAAAGTTGTATCGTCCGGTGTGCAACTCGCGACGCGCGGGCATACACGGCATACTCGAAATGTAGCAGTTGTCGAACGTCACCGTGCGTTGCGCGAGCCGTTCAAAGTTCGGCGCGATGACGCCAAGCGATTCGTTGCCGTACGGTGGCAGGAAATGTCGGTCAAGAGAATCGAACATGACCAGAATTGCTTTCACTGATTATTGCTCCGGAAAATGTGACGAGTGGCGCGATGCGTTGAATTCACGCATGTCGAATTGGTTCGGGATCGTCAATCGCTACGAGATGAATTGATGTGCCCCTTCCTGAATTTGCTTGGCTCGCTGCAATGCCGCGCGGGTAGATTCAAAAAGCATATCGTTCGCTTCAAAAATATTTTCTCTGCCAAAGAGCGTGACCACACCGGCGGATTGGAGAGTTGCAATCAGGTTCGTGCGCACGCCGCATAAAATCACGCGCGCTCCATTTCGCTTTGCGCTCGCGGCAATCCGCTCGAGTGCGATGATGCCGGTGCTGGCAAGATGATGCACTCGGCGCAAACGCAGAATCACCACTTTAACTCCCGACTGAAACAACGCATCCAATCGCCGTTCGAGTTCATCCGCCGCGCCAAAATACAGCGTGCCTTCGACGTGAATAATCGCGATGGGAACGGGGTGCTTGAGCAAGTCATCGTAACTGCGCTCGATGAACTGACCGTCATCCTCAATGAGATAACTCAACTGTATCTTGCCACTCTCATACAGATACAAGCCGATGGACAACACCACGCCGAGGTAAATCGCGTAATGCAAAGGCAAGAGCAACGTCGCCACCAGCGTGACGAGAAGCGTAATGCGACTGGTTGTATGACTCGACCACGTCAATTGGATATGCTTGACATCAATCATCTTTGCCGCTGCCACGACGACGATGCCCGCCAGCGCGGCGGTGGGAATGAAGCCCAGCCACGGCGCGAACACAAGCGCCGCGAGAAAAACAAAGACACCTGAAAAGATACTCGCTATCTGCGTCTGAGCGCCGCTGCTGAAATTTACCGCGCTGCGGGAAAGTGACCCCGACGCGGGAATACATTGGAAAAATCCGCCGACCAAGGAAGCCAGTCCCTGCCCAACAAACTCGCGTGATGAATCAATTCGTTGCCCCGATGTCGCCGCAAGCGACTTGGCAACGGACATCGGTTCGACCAAGCCCAGCAAAGCCACTGCCCCACCGCCGGCGACCAGCATTTCCAAATACTGCGGATCGATTTGCGGAAGATGGAACGCGAGCATGACCTGAACCGATCCCAGGTTGCTCACGAGTTCGACTCCTTGCGCTTTCAAGTCCAACATCTCTACGCCGACACTCGCGCCAACGATAGCAAGTAAAGGTGCGGGCAACTGCATGTTGAGTTGTCGAATCACGACCAACAGCACTATCGTCGCCATCCCGGTTATCGCGGTGAAAGGATTGATCAAGAACACATCGCGCAGCGCATCGAGGAGAATGCTCAACGGTTCACGCGAGATCGTACGCGGGAGACCAAGCAAATTGCCCAGTTGATTGAGGACGATCAAAATACTCGCGCCCGTGAGAAAGCCAGTGAGGACAGAGTTGGAAACATAGCGAATAATGCCGCCGAGTCGGAACACACCGAGCGCCAGGCGAATCGCGCCGCTGAGGATAGCAATCGCAAAAACATATTCGACATAGTCGGCGCGTTGAACGACGGGCAGCAAAACACCAATCGTCACGAGCGCGATACCGTTGGTTGGACCGGTGTTGAGATGGCGTGAGCTGCCGAACAGCGCGGCGATGATCGCCGGCAGAATCGCGGTGTAGAGTCCGTAGATGGGATTGACGCCCGCAATCGCGGCATACGCCATTGCTTGCGGCACAGCGACCATCGCGACCGTGAATCCGGCAACGAGATCGGGGCGCAACGACCCTGCCGCATACGACGCGAGTCGGTGCGCGAGCGAACCAGGATTTGGGGATTGCAGCGTGGTCGTCGTTTTCATGGGGTGCGATCGGCTCCATGACATTGCTTGAATTTTTTCCCACTGCCACAGGGACACGGCGAGTTACGCCCCGCCATCTTAAACGCGTGTTTCAATTCGACTTCGTGCCGCGCCAACATGAGCATGATGTCTGCTGGCGGACGCTGTTCCCGGAGCAACTGTGCCATGGTCTTCATCGGTTGATCAATGTGCGTGAAGAATGCCTTGAATCCTTCGCACAGATAGTTCAACCCAGGTTCGCCCTCGGGAGTTTTGAGCACACGGTCTTTGGGACAACCGCCGTTGCATATGAACCGCACGGAACATTCGCGACAGTAGCGCGGGAGCGTGTCCTGTTTGTCCAAACCAAACTGGCGTTGTTGCGGCGAGGCGACCATTTCAATCAACCGCGTTTCGCTGAGCTTACCCAATTTGAAACGCGGCTCGACAAAGTGGTCGCACGCAAACAGATCGCCGTTGTGCTCCATGGCAAGCGCGCTCCCACACGTATCGGCAAAGATGCACAACGAAGCAGGATGTCCTGACCACACTCCGAGCGCC
This genomic interval carries:
- a CDS encoding glycoside hydrolase family 3 C-terminal domain-containing protein, which gives rise to MSYKDATLPIEQRVDDLLAQMTLEEKVAQLCCVMPRMLIGEQVPDPALMIKHMANGLGRMAQFSMIFVDNPEQIAEFANRIQKFVLENTRLGIPLMFQNEALNGFVAVGATNFPTPIALASTWEPELVEQAAQVIREQMRATGVHIALAPVIDLAQDPRWGRGHETFGEDPYLSSAFGAAFTHGLQSDDLRTGVISCAKHFLGYSISQGGLNMAAVHIGERELYETFARPFETAIHESDLGMVMVTYSEIDGQPVSVNKNILRDLLRDTMGFKGSATCDGGSIELTVTKQHVAKNMQEAAIMAIEAGLDGDTPVAEAYYELVGAVNQGLVDVAYVDEAVRRILTIKFKLGLFENPFVDVNKVRTAFENPAHRQLSRKLAEQSITLLKNDADLLPLKNAKTIAVIGPHADSVRDSLFAGYTFPAMMEMMKNLRRGGRASMQGVSDKVAEQDDKKKRPEFFVALGEMGDINQYIEKEYDALSLRDAIAQRQGVEVIYAKGCGITDPSKDGFAEAINAAQKSDVVVVALGGRSGWGKECTCGEGRDASTIELMGVQQELLQAIHATGKPIVLVLFDGRPLAIPWAADASHIPAILHAWFPGQAGGEALADVLFGEVNPGGKLPVTIPRSTGQVPLFYNHKAGSGYQTIYTEGVTAFLGYGYVNESNLPLYAFGHGLSYTRFEFSDLQLSAKHVDATGEIAIACSVKNVGAVAGSEVVQLYLHDCEARVTRPVQELVGFKRVELQPGERCKVTFTVKMNQLGFYNHNMQFAVEPGNMEVMIGASSADIRLKGAFEITGETVQVLGKRSYLSRVHVER
- a CDS encoding sugar ABC transporter permease — encoded protein: MEAKLRIARRASATTEQKKSSWVRQLWDRRWCYLFAAPSLILATMFTFYPIVSSWYFSLLQWSGFTADKTFVGLANYAELIQDKYFWDAFLRSFQFMIVAVPIQLILALLIAIVLNDQALKLSPLFRTMIFLPVVTTAAIVGMLMTLILSPFNGPINGVLRDLHLITQPIDFLGDPQTTLWTVIAVFIWKWLGQPMIYWLAALQTIPRELYEAAKVDGAGWWRQLWNITLPLIVPFAIVIILVTAVGALHVFPLIQTLTGGGPFFATEVMEVYIYRVAFGGETGMGTPRLGYASAAGVFFGVAVMILALFQAWGARSLRDFRSDLQSV
- a CDS encoding SulP family inorganic anion transporter, whose amino-acid sequence is MKTTTTLQSPNPGSLAHRLASYAAGSLRPDLVAGFTVAMVAVPQAMAYAAIAGVNPIYGLYTAILPAIIAALFGSSRHLNTGPTNGIALVTIGVLLPVVQRADYVEYVFAIAILSGAIRLALGVFRLGGIIRYVSNSVLTGFLTGASILIVLNQLGNLLGLPRTISREPLSILLDALRDVFLINPFTAITGMATIVLLVVIRQLNMQLPAPLLAIVGASVGVEMLDLKAQGVELVSNLGSVQVMLAFHLPQIDPQYLEMLVAGGGAVALLGLVEPMSVAKSLAATSGQRIDSSREFVGQGLASLVGGFFQCIPASGSLSRSAVNFSSGAQTQIASIFSGVFVFLAALVFAPWLGFIPTAALAGIVVVAAAKMIDVKHIQLTWSSHTTSRITLLVTLVATLLLPLHYAIYLGVVLSIGLYLYESGKIQLSYLIEDDGQFIERSYDDLLKHPVPIAIIHVEGTLYFGAADELERRLDALFQSGVKVVILRLRRVHHLASTGIIALERIAASAKRNGARVILCGVRTNLIATLQSAGVVTLFGRENIFEANDMLFESTRAALQRAKQIQEGAHQFIS
- a CDS encoding extracellular solute-binding protein; the protein is MSDQPISRREFLRLSATLAAGSVLAACAPAATPVPTAAPTKAAAMSATAVPATTAAAMACSKGDICIKPTSVKLPKGAVTFRLLDSGDVKGVYWKKFFELYQKSYPNITCQYDGLGWNEIAKIVPLGVQNGNAHDCFSIPLGISPAQAIQEGWIRPLDDLIPDLDKVKAAFPPMSFVEGINMFGGKTYTFPLGTNQRSNTMLLFNQEQMQKAGYDPIGKPFTWDDFRAAAKKITEQGAGKYFGIIDGGAQLPRWGFLIGDLMRLNGGVSYVNATGAEGFLDLRKGEYIFTNDNYIGAIELLLAMKADGSFFPGFMSLNALQARANMGQGNAGMMLQGLWCIDTWRAENPNFKYAVALTPTQKGGGTYSPLHASAGGNVEWWLYAKSKVPEIVADIFCLRGTLEGQYAWNKIAGLGNPGIFPQAIETASDIPSDLKSLEMQFKMFRVGPTLAVRNPDIVKVDLERKAPTPSVEQVIQGLMSGQITGVKQAMQGVKDAYDKELDRALKAAKDKGANVSRDDYVFPNWDLTKDYTEADYKAIKK
- a CDS encoding carbohydrate ABC transporter permease, whose protein sequence is MGQGSNRRATIVSLILIPICLIWIYPFLWMISASLKTNAEFFQGTGLIPTTLHWDNYVRAWQNAHIGDYFFNSVIVTVAAVAIATTTAAMIGYVLGRYSFPGKKLLMGLFVATVFIPQGYTVIPIFEIVNRLGLADTLWGVILAEAGGVNVLSILLFAGYFAQLPRELEEAAQMDGAGFLRVFWSIMLPLSKPVIASTVILRFITIWNSFLLPLVLTLSRPGLRTLAVGIYAFRGEYYVDWSGMAAAATISLLPVIIMFILLQRYFVEGISGAVKQ
- a CDS encoding sulfatase; the protein is MKAILVMFDSLDRHFLPPYGNESLGVIAPNFERLAQRTVTFDNCYISSMPCMPARRELHTGRYNFLHRSWGPLEPFDDSMPEILKNNGVYTHLVSDHQHYWEDGGATYHTRYSSWECVRGQEGDPWKGEVKDPNIPEVVSAHPGKSWRQDWVNRKYLRRDDEMPQVQTFNLGLEFIATNREQDNWFLQIETFDPHEPFYTQQNYKDLYPHDYLGPHFDWPPYAPVKETREQVEHLRYQYAALVSMCDTQLGKVLDRMDEYDLWKDTLLIVTTDHGFMLGEHDWWAKGMHPFYNEIARKPLFIWDPRCKKQGERRSGLTQIIDLPPTLLEYFGVPIPKDMQGIALKDAIAEDVPHHTAGLFGEHGKFVYCTDGRYVYMRAPNAENKPLFEYTLMPTHMRQMFDVKDFETVELAEPFSFTKAARVMKIRSVERPLRDPLNVGTVLFDLETDPKQEHPIHDPVVETKMIDHMVRLMRENDAPPEQFTRLGLTLIGAFGTRRKEIAMTQPSIF